A window of Auraticoccus monumenti contains these coding sequences:
- a CDS encoding peptidylprolyl isomerase, with product MLKRILPLAAVATLVVLPACSPPTSTNPTTPGGAASTPGPTPTAAGGPAPLCEYLPTGEPAKPVDPPATEDIETSGEVTITLQMTEGPVSITMDRANAPCAVHSFESLAAQDYYDGTSCHRLSDSGQLLMLQCGDPTGDGTGGPGYRYAEEVTGQETYDAGTVAMAKTQEPSSTGGQFFLVYDDSALPPEYTVVGQMDEASRAVVARMSAEGQDGSYPDGTGRPNNPSEITDVTVG from the coding sequence GTGCTGAAGCGAATCCTCCCCCTCGCCGCGGTGGCCACCCTCGTCGTGCTGCCGGCCTGCTCGCCCCCCACGAGCACCAACCCGACGACCCCGGGCGGTGCCGCCTCGACACCGGGGCCGACCCCGACCGCCGCCGGCGGACCGGCACCGCTGTGCGAGTACCTGCCCACCGGTGAGCCGGCCAAGCCGGTGGACCCGCCGGCGACGGAGGACATCGAGACCAGCGGCGAGGTGACCATCACCCTGCAGATGACCGAGGGACCGGTCAGCATCACCATGGACCGCGCCAACGCCCCCTGCGCCGTGCACTCCTTCGAGTCCCTGGCTGCCCAGGACTACTACGACGGCACCTCCTGCCACCGGCTGAGCGACTCCGGGCAGCTGCTGATGCTCCAGTGCGGCGACCCGACCGGCGACGGGACCGGCGGACCCGGGTACCGCTACGCCGAGGAGGTCACCGGCCAGGAGACCTACGACGCCGGCACCGTGGCCATGGCCAAGACGCAGGAGCCGAGCTCGACCGGTGGGCAGTTCTTCCTGGTCTACGACGACTCCGCGCTCCCGCCGGAGTACACCGTGGTCGGCCAGATGGACGAGGCCTCCCGCGCGGTGGTGGCCCGGATGTCGGCCGAGGGCCAGGACGGCAGCTACCCCGACGGCACCGGTCGTCCGAACAACCCCTCGGAGATCACCGACGTCACCGTCGGCTGA
- a CDS encoding bifunctional 3'-5' exonuclease/DNA polymerase, protein MDIAVAWDDTGLVLSVLDADGRPVASERLVPGRPGWPARLVELEEQRPRWVWADTRAVAPHLLRAGVRVQRCLDLRLCRAVLAASDRCHPPLEPHPVWQRLPTPADEGEPTLLDLPGVTEGPDLDEVVAELARQRACLVTAEHAHRLRLLLSAESAGALVAAELKHDGMPWDRGVHEAQLRELLGERNVFGGRPSKLEALAVRVRAELRSPRLNPDSQPELLQALRSAGLPVQSTRQWELEACEHPVVEPLLEYKKLSRLLTANGWHWLDTWVTDGRFHPDYVVAGVVTGRWATNGGGALQLPRQIRSAVVADPGYRLVVADAAQLEPRILAAMSADDQLARASSGSDLYAGLVADGVVATRDLAKVAMLGALYGATSGESGRLMPQLVRRYPRATGLVEQAARTGEQGGRVTTWLGRTSPQPSGSASWTALGGEVGAEDLAEGERRDARRMSRDWGRFTRNFVVQGSAAEWALCWLAGLRQALTRMAEDRGGVPRLAYFLHDEVMVHTPEPLADAVVAAVTDAAAQASGLMFGSTPVEFPLSVAVVEHYGQAK, encoded by the coding sequence GTGGACATCGCCGTCGCCTGGGACGACACCGGGCTGGTGCTGTCGGTGCTGGACGCCGACGGCCGTCCCGTCGCGTCCGAGCGGCTGGTTCCCGGCCGCCCCGGGTGGCCGGCGCGGCTGGTCGAGCTCGAGGAGCAGCGGCCGCGCTGGGTCTGGGCCGACACCCGGGCGGTGGCGCCGCACCTGCTGCGCGCCGGCGTGCGGGTCCAGCGCTGCCTGGACCTGCGGCTCTGCCGGGCGGTGCTCGCCGCCAGCGACCGCTGCCACCCACCGCTCGAGCCGCACCCGGTCTGGCAGCGGCTGCCCACCCCGGCCGACGAGGGGGAGCCGACGCTGCTCGACCTGCCCGGGGTCACCGAGGGTCCGGACCTGGACGAGGTGGTGGCCGAGCTCGCCCGTCAGCGCGCCTGTCTCGTCACGGCCGAGCACGCGCACCGGCTGCGGCTGCTGCTGTCGGCGGAGTCCGCCGGGGCGCTGGTCGCCGCGGAGCTCAAGCACGACGGCATGCCCTGGGACCGCGGCGTGCACGAGGCCCAGCTGCGCGAGCTGCTGGGAGAGCGCAACGTCTTCGGCGGACGTCCCTCCAAGCTCGAGGCGCTCGCGGTCCGGGTCCGCGCCGAGCTGCGATCGCCCCGGCTCAACCCCGACTCCCAGCCCGAGCTGCTGCAGGCCCTGCGCTCGGCCGGGCTCCCGGTGCAGAGCACCCGGCAGTGGGAGCTGGAGGCCTGCGAGCACCCGGTCGTCGAGCCGCTGCTGGAGTACAAGAAGCTCTCCCGGCTGCTCACCGCCAACGGCTGGCACTGGCTCGACACCTGGGTCACCGACGGCCGCTTCCACCCCGACTACGTGGTCGCCGGCGTGGTCACCGGGCGGTGGGCCACCAACGGCGGGGGTGCGTTGCAGCTACCGCGCCAGATCCGCTCCGCCGTGGTCGCCGACCCCGGGTACCGGCTCGTCGTGGCCGACGCCGCCCAGCTGGAGCCACGGATCCTCGCCGCCATGTCCGCCGACGACCAGCTCGCCCGAGCCAGCAGCGGCAGCGACCTCTACGCCGGCCTGGTCGCCGACGGCGTGGTCGCCACCCGCGACCTGGCCAAGGTGGCCATGCTCGGCGCCCTCTACGGAGCCACCTCGGGGGAGTCCGGACGGCTGATGCCCCAGCTCGTGCGCCGCTACCCGCGGGCCACCGGGCTGGTCGAGCAGGCCGCCCGCACCGGCGAGCAGGGCGGGCGCGTCACCACCTGGCTGGGCCGCACCTCCCCGCAGCCCTCGGGCAGCGCCTCCTGGACGGCCCTCGGCGGGGAGGTCGGTGCGGAGGACCTCGCCGAGGGGGAGCGCCGCGACGCCCGGCGGATGAGCCGGGACTGGGGCCGCTTCACCCGCAACTTCGTGGTCCAGGGCAGCGCCGCGGAGTGGGCGCTGTGCTGGCTGGCCGGTCTGCGGCAGGCGCTGACCCGGATGGCCGAGGACCGGGGTGGGGTCCCGCGGCTGGCCTACTTCCTCCACGACGAGGTGATGGTGCACACCCCCGAACCGCTGGCCGACGCGGTGGTGGCCGCCGTCACCGACGCCGCCGCCCAGGCGTCCGGGCTGATGTTCGGCTCCACGCCGGTGGAGTTCCCGCTCAGCGTGGCCGTGGTCGAGCACTACGGCCAGGCGAAGTGA
- a CDS encoding alpha/beta fold hydrolase produces MPELHTTTLGTDGPLVAFCHGLFGQGRNWTQVAKALAGENRVLMVDLPNHGRSAWTDRVDHLDMADRVATLFSADDPVTLVGHSMGGKVAMALALRHPELVERLAVVDVAPVTYPRMSTFAGYVAAMRSVDLASTGSRAEAEEGLRAGVPDPVVRGFLLQNLRRSEDPSGGAGWRWQMNLQALGDQLEAIGAWPEQELAGVEPYAGPTVWIGGQDSDYITAEHEAAMRRWFPRTRRVSVKGAGHWVHSEQPEAFLSVLWVFLRG; encoded by the coding sequence ATGCCTGAGCTGCACACCACCACCCTGGGTACCGACGGACCGCTCGTCGCCTTCTGCCACGGCCTGTTCGGCCAGGGACGCAACTGGACCCAGGTCGCCAAGGCACTGGCCGGCGAGAACCGGGTGCTGATGGTCGACCTGCCCAACCACGGGCGCTCGGCCTGGACCGACCGGGTCGACCACCTCGACATGGCGGACCGGGTGGCCACCCTGTTCTCCGCCGACGACCCCGTCACGCTGGTCGGGCACTCGATGGGGGGCAAGGTGGCGATGGCCCTGGCGCTGCGGCACCCGGAGCTGGTCGAGCGGCTCGCCGTGGTCGACGTGGCGCCGGTGACCTACCCCCGGATGAGCACCTTCGCCGGGTACGTGGCGGCCATGCGCTCGGTCGACCTGGCGTCGACGGGGAGCCGCGCGGAGGCCGAGGAGGGGCTGCGCGCCGGCGTCCCGGACCCGGTGGTCCGCGGCTTCCTGCTGCAGAACCTGCGCCGGTCCGAGGACCCGTCGGGCGGCGCGGGCTGGCGCTGGCAGATGAACCTGCAGGCGCTCGGGGACCAGCTGGAGGCGATCGGGGCGTGGCCGGAGCAGGAGCTGGCCGGGGTCGAGCCCTACGCCGGCCCGACGGTCTGGATCGGCGGGCAGGACTCGGACTACATCACCGCCGAGCACGAGGCCGCCATGCGCCGGTGGTTCCCGCGGACCCGTCGGGTCTCGGTCAAGGGCGCCGGGCACTGGGTGCACTCCGAGCAGCCCGAGGCGTTCCTGTCGGTGCTGTGGGTGTTCCTGCGGGGTTGA
- a CDS encoding GNAT family N-acetyltransferase: protein MSPEPAAPGRPRTTRRVRIEHLEPAVLRALALADLTAARAGTGTPLSPWLVDPVCVPIWRMRAEQVATDPGSARWVTGVVLDADELVPVGRAGFHGPPDGRGMVEVGYAIDPARRRQGYGTAVLAALVERARAEPGVVVVRASVAPGNTASLALVTRAGFVHVGDQVDEEDGPELVHELVL, encoded by the coding sequence GTGTCCCCCGAGCCCGCCGCACCCGGCCGTCCCCGCACGACCCGGCGGGTCCGGATCGAGCACCTCGAGCCCGCCGTGCTGCGGGCGCTGGCCCTGGCCGACCTGACCGCGGCCCGGGCCGGCACCGGGACGCCCCTCTCACCGTGGTTGGTCGACCCGGTCTGCGTCCCGATCTGGCGGATGCGCGCCGAGCAGGTGGCCACCGACCCCGGGTCGGCGCGCTGGGTCACGGGCGTGGTGCTGGACGCCGACGAGCTGGTCCCGGTCGGCCGGGCCGGCTTCCACGGCCCACCCGACGGGCGCGGGATGGTCGAGGTCGGCTACGCCATCGACCCGGCCCGGCGCCGGCAGGGCTACGGCACGGCCGTGCTCGCGGCGCTGGTGGAGCGGGCCCGGGCCGAGCCCGGGGTGGTCGTCGTCCGGGCCAGCGTGGCGCCGGGCAACACCGCCTCGCTCGCCCTGGTCACCCGGGCCGGGTTCGTCCACGTCGGTGATCAGGTGGACGAGGAGGACGGTCCGGAGCTGGTGCACGAGCTGGTGCTCTGA
- the nucS gene encoding endonuclease NucS: MRLLVARCQVDYAGRLTAHLPMATRLIMVKSDSSVSIHADDRAYKPLNWMSPPCTLTVRDPAPDEQAVISELDDRLTQVWQVVGKDGDTLQISIAEVLHDSSHDLGVDPGLQKDGVEAHLQELLAENPETFGTGVRLVRREYMTAIGPVDLLCRTADGAHLAVEVKRRGEIDGVEQLTRYLELMRRDPLLGEVKGVFAAQQIKPQARVLATDRGIVCVTVDYDALRGLDNADERLF; the protein is encoded by the coding sequence GTGAGACTGCTCGTAGCCCGTTGCCAGGTCGACTACGCCGGACGCCTGACCGCCCACCTGCCGATGGCGACCCGGCTGATCATGGTCAAGTCCGACTCCTCGGTCAGCATCCACGCCGACGACCGAGCCTACAAGCCGCTGAACTGGATGAGCCCGCCGTGCACGCTGACGGTGCGCGACCCCGCCCCCGACGAGCAGGCGGTCATCAGCGAGCTCGACGACCGCCTGACCCAGGTGTGGCAGGTGGTGGGCAAGGACGGCGACACCCTGCAGATCTCGATCGCGGAGGTGCTGCACGACTCCAGCCACGACCTCGGTGTCGACCCCGGGCTGCAGAAGGACGGGGTGGAGGCGCACCTGCAGGAGCTGCTGGCCGAGAACCCCGAGACCTTCGGGACGGGTGTCCGGCTGGTCCGGCGGGAGTACATGACCGCCATCGGCCCGGTCGACCTGCTGTGCCGCACCGCCGACGGCGCCCACCTGGCCGTGGAGGTCAAGCGGCGCGGCGAGATCGACGGCGTCGAGCAGCTCACCCGCTACCTGGAGCTGATGCGCCGCGACCCGCTGCTCGGTGAGGTCAAGGGCGTCTTCGCCGCTCAGCAGATCAAGCCTCAGGCACGGGTGCTGGCCACCGACCGGGGGATCGTCTGCGTGACCGTGGACTACGACGCCCTGCGCGGCCTGGACAACGCCGACGAGCGGCTCTTCTGA